TGAAATGGTATCACAATTATTGTTTGGAGAATGCTTTGAGGTTCTGGAAGAAACCGCAGACTGGGCATATATAAAAACAGACCTCGATAGCTATGAGGGCTGGTTACAGTTGGGGCAGTTTGCCTATGTCTCAATAGAGGAGTACAGCTCACATTATTCTTCAAAACGTCTGTTGGTGGGACTATCAGGGGCTTATGCTGTTTCAGGCTTTGTACGCATACAATTAGTACATGGCACTTACGTGTATACCGGTCAGGATAATACAATGAAAATCGGTGCTGTGAACTATAATATTGAAGGTGATGTATTTGAACCGGATACGAATTCCTTCGGGACAGAAATAGCCGCAATATCCCGTGCATACGAAGCCGTTCCGTATCTGTGGGGAGGGCGTTCAAAGGCTGGTATAGATTGCTCCGGGTTCTCGCAATTAATGTACAGACATTTTAATCTGCAATTGCCCAGAGATGCATATCAACAGGCTGAACAGGGGAATACTGTAGATTTTCTTCCTGAAATAAAAGCCGGAGATCTGGCCTATTTTGATAATGCAGAAGGGCGAATTACTCATGTCGGTATTATGTTGGATAGTGAACGTATTATTCATGCCTCTGCCAAAATAAGAATTGATAAGATGGATTCTGAAGGGATTTTTAATAAGGACTGGAATAAATACACGCACAGGCTGCGCATTGTAAAACGATATATATAACATTATTATCATTAAAATCAGTGATAAATGAATTTATCACTGATTTTAATGATAATAATGTTTAGTACAATAAATAATCAGGAATTTTTATTTAAAAATTACATCATTTGACTGGAATGAATTTTAAAATTATAGTGCCTTTTCTTCTTACGGGTATTTGCTTTTTAGCAGGGTGCCAATCTAACAGTAATATTAAGAATACAAGTCAATCGGATACGGCTGTTGCCTTAAAAGCAGATTCAATAGCTAAAAAGGATACGATAGCAACTGCAGTAGATGACTGCATCTTCGACAATGATATGAAACGATTGACAAAGGATGCTGTCTTGGAATTTGATCCTGCTCTCAAAGGTAGCTGGGATACCACTACTCATCAGCTTACTGTCAACCTGCGTAATGGCGACCGTCTGCAACTGATGATTGGAGGTTGCAATCATTTTATATATGATGCTTATCTGGAAACAGATATTCCATTTGAAAATACATCCGAATTGCTCCAAAAAATGGTTTGGATTACCTCTTCATTTTTCGGAAAAGGTTATGGCGAAGATTATCAGCGAATAGTAGATAACAAGCAATACAAACTGAGCAGAACGGAAATAGATGACAATAAGGATACTGTGCATTATTATGAGATTACCGCACCTTCTCCGGAAGTGGACAACATGATCAGAGAAGGCTTTTATTTATATGATAAAGGGCGTACAGGTGCAGCAATACATGTTTCGTTTTATATGAATTAAGAGCTTTCTTACAAAAGTTTTGAGTATTTTTGAAGTATGGATAACCTGGATGATCAAATTTTAAGATTGAAAAAACAATTCAAGCATTTAGGTCTGGATCAGAATATATCTTTTCTCCTGACGGGTTTATATTTGTTTCCTCTACCTGAAAACAAAAGAGAATATCGTATTAGCATGGTTGATTCTCCTGCGATTTCTCTGGCGGTATCAGCTATAAACTGTTATACCAAAGACGATCTGGAAGGAGCACATGGTTACTATACAAAAGGAATTGAGGAATTTGCTGAACAGCCTTTTTTTCATGCTTGCCGCAGTTTGTTGAATTCTCTGATGGGAGACGATGAGGGTGCTTTTTATGATTATCAGGTGGCTAAAAAACTTGATTTCAATTATTATTCCTTTTTTGAGTGGCTGGAGCAACGTGAATTCGAACACGAACATCTTGATAATAATGATCAGCTGAGCGAACTGAATCTACTGGTCAAACAGGAACCTTCTAAAGTCAATCATTTGATCAACAGAGCACTGGAGAAAGTATATTCATTCTCGTATTGGGGAGCTTTGGACGACTATACACTTGCCATTTCCTTACAACCTGAACTTGCTGAATTATATGTATATCGGGGAGCATTGCAGACCCGGCTTTTGCGCTATGACGATGCTTTATTCGATTTTGACAAGGCAATTTTATTAGCACCGGATAATTTTCAGGCGTATATATATCGGGCTAAATTATTTGTAGCAATTGGAATGAGTGAACTGGCTTTAGAAGATTTCAGGTATGCGGAAAATCTGCAGCATAATAATGCTGTTGTTTTTGAAGAGCGTGCAACCCTGTATGAAAAGACTGGAAATCTGCAATTAGCTAAACTGGATTATGACCGATGGATCAGTCTCACAGAAGAAGATTTTTATCCCTATACCTTACGTGCAGAGCTGCTGGAGAAAATGGAAGATTGGGTAGGGGCTTTGCAGGATTATGATCATGCTATACGTCTCAATCCGCATTATTCTGATCTGTACCAATACCGGGCGTCCGTGAAAGAAAAGCTGGGAGATGAAGAAGGGGCACGTATAGATCTCAGGAAATTTGAAGAATTAGAGCAGGAAGGTTAATCGAACTTCCAGTATACAAAAAAATCCTTGCTTGAGAATACAGCAAGGATTTTTTTGTATCAGCACCATTTGGCTAATAATAGCATTAAAATAATTCGTTCTTTCGGGGACTGCGGATATCCAGATCAAAGGTATCATTCAGTTTTTTGATAAAATGATTGGCGAGAAGGGGAGATTCCACTTCAATATTTTGATGAATAAAGAAATACAATTTCTCTAATCCTGCTGAACGCCACTTTTTGATCACCTCTATCCATTCATCCAGTCTGCTGTAATCACTGCTGTGATTGGCTCCTACATATCGGATAAATGCTGTAGGTGTGGTCATTCGCATATGCAACATATCTCTTCTCCCTGCAGTATCGACCAATACATTGGATACCTGATATTGCTGTAAAGTCTTGTAAAGTTTCTCCCGCACTTCCGGATCTGAAAACCATTCCGCATTACGCACCTCGACAGCCAGAGGAATACCCTTCGGAAATTCACGGACAAAATCTTCCAGACGCTGAAAATCTTTCGGCTTGAAATTATCAATCATCTGCAGGAAAACCATGCCCAGTTTTTCTTCAAACAGTGCAACAGCATCTGTAAAGGCGGTTACTTTCTCACTGGTGTTAAGCAATCTGCTGTAATGACTGATGGATTGCGGAATTTTTGGAAAGAATTTAAAATCTGCAGGAGTTTTTTCTTTCCATGTCTCCACCTGTTCTTTTGAAGGAGAGTTGTAAAAAGTAGCATTAAGCTCAATGCTGTTAAATTGAGTAGAATAGTACGCTAATTCGTCTTTTGTACCACGTGGATAGAAGCCTTTCAGATCTGTTTTATTCCATTTTGCACAACCAATATACACTTCAAATGGCTTGCTGTTATCTCCCTTACTCAATACTTCCAGTGTTTCAGGAGGAGTAGAAGGAAGAGAAAAATCTATATCTTCCGGATTATTTACCTGACCAAATTTCATATGCTATACTGTTTTATTATTAATCTTTTTATCAAATACCAGATGTGCTGCCAATGCTAATGCGGTAAAGAAAGTACCAACGACTACCACACCTGTCCATTGCTGATATTTCCAGGCCTGTGCAGCCAGATAGGTGCCAGTTGATCCGCCTATAAAATAGGTGACCATATATACCGTATTCAGTCTGTTATTTGCTCCGAGATTGAGTGCAAAATAGCTGGACTGATTCATGATATGCATAGATTGCAGACCTAAATCTACCAAAATAATTCCAATGATCAATCCCACATAGGTATAGCCGCCAAAGTAAAAGACAATCCAGCTTACAATCATCATAATAATTGCATACAGAATAATCTGAAAAGAAGTAAATCTTCCTGTAAATCTGCCTACAAAGGCAGCACCCAAAGCTCCGGCAGCTCCTACGAGGCCAAACGAACCTACCACCGCAGGACCATCGTGGAAAGGAGCCCCTTCCATATGAAAAACAAGTGTAGTCCAGAATGCGCTGAACCCCGCAAATCCCATTGCGCCTCTGAATGCCGCTAATCTTAATACGGGCTGTGTCCGTGTCAACCGGACTAATGACTTCATCAGGTCCTTATAGGAGCCGGTAAAAGATGGGCTGTTTCCCGGAAGTTTAACAGCGATCAGTATACCTAATACGACCATACAGCCTGCAGCAGCCCAGTACATTTCCCGCCATCCGAAATAATCCCCTATAATGCCGCTGACAACCCGGGATAGTAAAATCCCGATCAGCAGACCACTCATGACCATTCCTATAGCCGAACTTCTTTTATCAGGACTGGCCAGTTCTGCTGCCATGGGAACAAAAATCTGAGGTACTACAGATGTAAAACCTACCATAAAGCTCAACGGAAATAACCAGTCAACAGATTTAGTCATCGCCATTCCGATAAGCGAGGCAATAATAAATATAAAATCAATCAGGATAAGATTACGACGTCTGACCATATCACCCAAAGGAACAATAAACAGAAGTCCGCAGGCATAGCCGATTTGCGTCAACATGGCGATATTGCTGATCCTGGCTTCTGACACATCAAAATCTTTCGCCATCAGAGCGAGTAAAGGTTGATTATAATAATTATTTGCGACTACCAGTCCGCTTCCTATAGCCATGAGCCATAGTAGAGAAGGAGTAAGTTGGGATTTTGTATTAATACTCATGTTTTTGTTTTTCAATTCTGTTTTTCAGTTGCCGGACGGCAAATCAGCAAAAGCTGACGTTTGAGCTGATAAAATTACTATTTAAAATGTCCAATTAAAGTAAAGTTAGAATATCAATAGGTGAAGTTTTAAGATTAAATAAGAAAGCCTCCCCGGATCAGGAAGGCTCTCATAAATTTTTACTCGAAAGATCAGGACTTAGAATTTACCTGATACATGGTAGCTATTCTCTCCCATCAGTTTAATGTGTTGTTTTTTAGCTATTACATAAGCTGAATCTACTGTGTAAGTCAGATTTTCTTCCGTGCTATATAAGATATTGTTCGTGATCTTTTCAATCTGAATAGCTTTCACTTCACCCTGATGATTTTCTCTTATAATAATCTTCTGGACAGAGAGACCTGGTTGTAAGGCTGTATAGATAATATCACAATCTCTGTTTTCGACTTTATACAATCCTACATTCGCCCTTTTATTGATATCTGAAGAGGTAAAGGCTGAAAGTTCATTCTCCCAATTCTTAATTTTTACGGATTTGCTTTCCTCTTCATCATCCTTAGCAACTGTCTTGGATATGAGCGGATTCTCTTTTTGTAACCTTGCGGTCTCGGAACGAAAAAAACTATCCAGTGAAAAGTAATACTGGTCACTTCCGCTATTTGTTTTAGAAGCAGGCTGACTACAGCTCGTTAAGCATAAAGCACCGCATCCTATCACCATCAGTACTTTATATACAAGATTATTCATTTCTATGTTGTACGATTAACTAACCAGTATATCACCTGACATTTCTACCGGAATCTCTACACCTAATATTTTCAATATGGTAGGGGCGATGTCTCCAAGCTTGCCATCCTTTACATGTTTGTAATCCTGATCAATCAGTATACAAGGTACAAGGTTCGTGGTATGTGCTGTATTGACAGATCCATCCTCATTGATCATAAATTCCGAATTACCATGATCTGCAATTATAATGAAAGAATATCCCAGTGTAAGCCCCTTTTCTACCACTTGTTTAGTACAGGAGTCCACTGTCTCCACAGCTTTTACTACAGCCTCGAATACTCCGGTGTGACCGACCATATCCGGATTAGCAAAGTTGAGACAGATAAAATCAGGATGTTGTGTTTCCATATCATTTACGATAGCATCCGTAATTCCCTGAGCACTCATTTCAGGTTGTAAATCATAAGTCGCTACCTTTGGCGAAGGAATCAATAAACGGTGTTCTCCGTTAAATTCTTTCTCACGACCTCCGGAGAAAAAGAAAGTAACATGGGGATACTTTTCTGTTTCAGCAATACGGGTTTGTGTTTTGTTATTTTTCTCCAATACTTCTCCCAATGTTGCAGTTAGATTATCTTTTTGGAAAACTACTTTAACATTTTTGAATGTATCGTCATACGATGTCATCGTTACGTAATAAAGATCCAGTGCATGCATGTTATATTCCGGAAAATCCTTTTGCGTAAGTGCAATGGTAATTTCACGGCCACGGTCCGTTCTGAAATTGTAGCATATGACAACATCACCCGGCTTGATCACAGCTTTTGGTGTACCGTCAGCATTGGTGATCACGATAGGCTTTACAAACTCATCCGTTATCTGGTTGTCATATGATTGCTGAATAGCTTCAATAATATTATGGGTAGCTGTGCCTGTACCATTGACCAGCAGGTCATACGTTTCCTTTACGCGTTCCCATCTGTTATCTCTGTCCATTGCATAATAGCGACCTATAGCTGAAGCCAGAGTACCTGTAGAATGCGTTAAATAATCCTGCAGATCTTTTACATAGCCTATACCGGAATTTGGATCTGTATCACGTCCGTCTAAAAAGGCGTGTACAAAAACCTGGTCACTGGTTAACCCGGCGTGTTGGGCTGCGTCACACAAT
The Sphingobacterium spiritivorum genome window above contains:
- a CDS encoding DUF72 domain-containing protein; protein product: MKFGQVNNPEDIDFSLPSTPPETLEVLSKGDNSKPFEVYIGCAKWNKTDLKGFYPRGTKDELAYYSTQFNSIELNATFYNSPSKEQVETWKEKTPADFKFFPKIPQSISHYSRLLNTSEKVTAFTDAVALFEEKLGMVFLQMIDNFKPKDFQRLEDFVREFPKGIPLAVEVRNAEWFSDPEVREKLYKTLQQYQVSNVLVDTAGRRDMLHMRMTTPTAFIRYVGANHSSDYSRLDEWIEVIKKWRSAGLEKLYFFIHQNIEVESPLLANHFIKKLNDTFDLDIRSPRKNELF
- a CDS encoding tetratricopeptide repeat protein, giving the protein MKKQFKHLGLDQNISFLLTGLYLFPLPENKREYRISMVDSPAISLAVSAINCYTKDDLEGAHGYYTKGIEEFAEQPFFHACRSLLNSLMGDDEGAFYDYQVAKKLDFNYYSFFEWLEQREFEHEHLDNNDQLSELNLLVKQEPSKVNHLINRALEKVYSFSYWGALDDYTLAISLQPELAELYVYRGALQTRLLRYDDALFDFDKAILLAPDNFQAYIYRAKLFVAIGMSELALEDFRYAENLQHNNAVVFEERATLYEKTGNLQLAKLDYDRWISLTEEDFYPYTLRAELLEKMEDWVGALQDYDHAIRLNPHYSDLYQYRASVKEKLGDEEGARIDLRKFEELEQEG
- the gpmI gene encoding 2,3-bisphosphoglycerate-independent phosphoglycerate mutase, which gives rise to MNYIKKKTYNKLYLYVSTKKVALLILDGLGYGKQDDSNAVIAANTPYLDYLLKTYPNAKLEASGEAVGLPEGQMGNSEVGHMNLGAGRVVYQELGRIHKAVREGVFNTHTIIQDAFKYAKENGKNVHFIGLLSDGGVHAHTKHLKGLCDAAQHAGLTSDQVFVHAFLDGRDTDPNSGIGYVKDLQDYLTHSTGTLASAIGRYYAMDRDNRWERVKETYDLLVNGTGTATHNIIEAIQQSYDNQITDEFVKPIVITNADGTPKAVIKPGDVVICYNFRTDRGREITIALTQKDFPEYNMHALDLYYVTMTSYDDTFKNVKVVFQKDNLTATLGEVLEKNNKTQTRIAETEKYPHVTFFFSGGREKEFNGEHRLLIPSPKVATYDLQPEMSAQGITDAIVNDMETQHPDFICLNFANPDMVGHTGVFEAVVKAVETVDSCTKQVVEKGLTLGYSFIIIADHGNSEFMINEDGSVNTAHTTNLVPCILIDQDYKHVKDGKLGDIAPTILKILGVEIPVEMSGDILVS
- a CDS encoding MFS transporter, yielding MSINTKSQLTPSLLWLMAIGSGLVVANNYYNQPLLALMAKDFDVSEARISNIAMLTQIGYACGLLFIVPLGDMVRRRNLILIDFIFIIASLIGMAMTKSVDWLFPLSFMVGFTSVVPQIFVPMAAELASPDKRSSAIGMVMSGLLIGILLSRVVSGIIGDYFGWREMYWAAAGCMVVLGILIAVKLPGNSPSFTGSYKDLMKSLVRLTRTQPVLRLAAFRGAMGFAGFSAFWTTLVFHMEGAPFHDGPAVVGSFGLVGAAGALGAAFVGRFTGRFTSFQIILYAIIMMIVSWIVFYFGGYTYVGLIIGIILVDLGLQSMHIMNQSSYFALNLGANNRLNTVYMVTYFIGGSTGTYLAAQAWKYQQWTGVVVVGTFFTALALAAHLVFDKKINNKTV
- a CDS encoding C40 family peptidase, which codes for MFSTVLQTIDIMAFGICNLSIVPLRAEAAHRSEMVSQLLFGECFEVLEETADWAYIKTDLDSYEGWLQLGQFAYVSIEEYSSHYSSKRLLVGLSGAYAVSGFVRIQLVHGTYVYTGQDNTMKIGAVNYNIEGDVFEPDTNSFGTEIAAISRAYEAVPYLWGGRSKAGIDCSGFSQLMYRHFNLQLPRDAYQQAEQGNTVDFLPEIKAGDLAYFDNAEGRITHVGIMLDSERIIHASAKIRIDKMDSEGIFNKDWNKYTHRLRIVKRYI